ATAGAATTGCATTAAACAATAAAGGAGATGCATATCTGAATACAAAATATGGTGGATGGTATAAAACGGCAATAACATGTTTTGATAAGATTCTTAGAAAAAATCCAGATGATGTTATTGTATTATGTAATAAGGGAAGAGCCCTTAGTCTAAAAGGAAAAATCAAAGACTCTCTACCGTATTTTGATAAAGCATTATCAATTGAACCTAATAATTTAAGAGCACTAGAACTCAAAAAAATAGCACTTTCAAAGCATTGAAGAAAATTTAAGATGAATGATCATCTTTTGTATTCTAACTCATGATCTTCTTTGCGATTTGACAACCCAACATTACACAAAGTATTGAGTAATTACATTCTCGATTTATCTGGAAGATATTCAGGTGGAATTATGCCAGATGCAATATCGATTGCGTGATCTTTCATGATTTCAATATCCTCATGAGGAAATGTGGGTAAATTTTGTAAATGTGACCAAAGACAGGAATAGCTCACAGAAATATTCTTTCCAAAATTGTCAACCAGAAATTTCAAAATTACTAAGTGTGGTGCACTTTTGGTTCCTTTATAGGATATTTTTGCAAAGTCCCACGCAACTTGTTTGGCCCATGTTTGAACAATTGCGTCAATTTCCCTTCGTGTGTATCCTTTGTCTGCAGCAAAATCAACAAAAATGTTTGCACTAGCTTTCTTTGGTCCTAGTTTTTTTAGTATTTCTTTTCCAAGCAATTCTTTCGATTTGTCTACCCAAGCTTTTTGGGTATGTAGTGCTCCACCTTTCTCCATTATACAATAGCCAACATCCTCAAAAAATTTTCCAGTATTTGATATTACGAAATTATCCCATTTTTCTTTAAACAAATCTGCAATGGATTTTGGTGTTTCCACCATTCCTGTCCAAGGCATATGAACTGGTACTTTGTCTTTAATGTCTTCAGTTCTGAGGAGTTTTGGCCTTCCCCATTTCGTATCCATTATTCCTATTGCAATAAGCGGAAGATACAATGAACCAAGTTGTGTCCAATTGAGATTAGACTCAACGAAAGGATCATGAGATTCAGATGAAGTGTTTTCTGAAACTTCAACCACACTATTGCTAAATGATTGATTTGTGATATCTGTAATTCCTTCTAATGGCGGATAGTTTATTTCAATGTCGGGATTATGCCACCAATCAATTAGATTTTGTGATGCCTCTTCAAGATTTTCGGAATTTTCAGGCAATGTTCCGTGAATTTCAGGAAGATTTATTGAATCACTTTCTTGTGAAGGAATCCAATTGGGGGGTATCGGGTGATATGCTGTATTATCCGTAGTGGTGGATTCTATTTGAGAATGCTCATAGGAATTAGTTTTGTAAGAACTATTATTTGTTGAAAGATTCTCGTTTGAAACTTGTGATTTTGGTTCAACTATGCCCCCATCTGCATCTTCTGAGAGGTCTGCATCTTCTGAGAGGTCTGCATCTTCTGAGAGGTCTGCATCTTCTGAGAGGTCTGCATCTTCTGAGAGGTCTGCATCTTCTGAGAGGTCTGCATCTTCTGAGAGGTCTGCATCTTCTGAGAGGTCTGCATCTTCTGAGAGGTCTGCATCTTCTGAGAGGTCTGCATCTTCTGAGAGGTCTGCATCTTCTGAGAGGTCTGCATCTTCTGAGAGGTCTGCACTAGATGGGTCTTCCCCTCCAACGTAATCACTCGCAGGGCCATAGATAAAATCTCCCTGATCAGTAATATCCCCATACACATCATCTACCGGTACATCTCCAACAGGTCCACTTGGACCAATATCTGGAACATCACCAAAATCACTCATTAGTTTTCTCCATTTTTGCTAGAACATGATTTTTGTTTTCTATTACAAATGGATTATCAGGGTCATTCTCTAATGCTTGATCATAACATAATATTGCATCTTGATGTAAACCAAGATTAGTAAGTTCATTGCCTTTACAAATAAGAGCATCTGTTCTCTTTGGATTAATTTCTAACACTTTGTTATAACAGTCTAATGCATCTTGAAAATTACTTAATCTTGAAAGAATATTTCCTTTAATGTATAGAATATCAATATTGTCAGGTGAATAATTCAGTGCATCATCAATACAAGATAATGCCGATTTTTGACTGTCGATTCTACTTAACGCTTTTGCTTTATTACATAAGATGAATGGATTAGTTGAATCAATTTCCAATGCTTTGTTGAACCAATCTATTGCAGTTTTATCCTCACCAGAATTGGCAAGAGCCTTTGCTTTATTATGTAAGGCATGAACATTTTTAGAATTAATTTCCAATGCTTTATCATAACAAAGTATTGCATCTTTATAGACTCCTACAGAAGCAAGTACATCGCCTTTATGACTAAGTGCAATTTCATCATTAGGGGAAATTTTTAATGCATTGTTAAAATAGGAAGTCGCTTCCAAATATTTTCCAGCATATAAAAAAGAAATTCCTTTATTATTTAACCAAGAGACTTTGTTTTGTTTTTCTTCATCAAGTTGATCAGATGATGAGGAAGTATGTTTCC
This genomic window from Nitrosopumilus ureiphilus contains:
- a CDS encoding tetratricopeptide repeat protein, whose amino-acid sequence is MVPPSGKHTSSSSDQLDEEKQNKVSWLNNKGISFLYAGKYLEATSYFNNALKISPNDEIALSHKGDVLASVGVYKDAILCYDKALEINSKNVHALHNKAKALANSGEDKTAIDWFNKALEIDSTNPFILCNKAKALSRIDSQKSALSCIDDALNYSPDNIDILYIKGNILSRLSNFQDALDCYNKVLEINPKRTDALICKGNELTNLGLHQDAILCYDQALENDPDNPFVIENKNHVLAKMEKTNE